In a genomic window of Occallatibacter riparius:
- a CDS encoding M13 family metallopeptidase, which yields MKTAPFALALLAAVGTAVAQAQAPSQSQDEKPAPPAETKSFDASAIDKTADPCTDFYQYACGNWIKNNPIPADQVRWGSFNMLAERNRYLLWKELDAAANNPKTPLQKKYGDYYAACMNTDLIDQKGIEPLKSPLDQIAALKSTKDIATVVSALEKQGDGVPLFRFGVQQDQKDSTKQIAGVMQAGLSLPDRDYYLVDNKRFNTIRDQYRAHVTKMFTLAGDSPDQAAKEADAVIAIETALAKVSTPRVDLRDPEKRYHIYTVADFQKLTPDFDFSVYFKDIDVRHFDTLNVATPDFFKGLNEQIASQPIDAWKSYLRWHTIHSTASELPKSFRDENFEFFGKTLAGQKEQTPRWKQCTAQTDRALGEAVGQDWVKENFPPKAKASMDKLVAALDKALADDIKTLPWMSDETKKAAEAKLELYRNKIGYPEKWRDYSALTVKRDDALGNARRTDVFDRNYNLNKLGKPVDEKEWGMTPPTVNAYYSPSNNDINFPAGILQPPFFDPNIDPAVNFGGIGVVIGHEMTHGFDDQGSKYDGHGNLREWQTADDRQKFNERTDCEVKEYNGFETAPAHDGIAAQNLNGKLTLGENTADNGGLRIAYMALLDTLAQDGKSIDDKIDGYTEAQRFFIGFAQVWCSNQTEQSARQLALTDPHSPGKWRTNGSVQNFDGFAKAWNCKKGQPMYPENACRVW from the coding sequence ATGAAGACTGCTCCTTTTGCGCTCGCGCTTTTGGCGGCCGTGGGAACTGCTGTAGCCCAGGCGCAAGCCCCCTCCCAGAGCCAGGACGAGAAACCTGCTCCTCCGGCCGAAACCAAAAGCTTCGACGCGTCGGCCATCGACAAAACAGCCGATCCCTGCACCGACTTCTACCAGTACGCCTGCGGCAATTGGATCAAGAACAATCCCATCCCCGCAGACCAGGTGCGCTGGGGCAGCTTCAACATGCTGGCCGAGCGCAACCGTTACCTGCTCTGGAAGGAACTCGACGCCGCTGCCAACAATCCCAAAACGCCGCTGCAGAAGAAATACGGCGACTACTACGCCGCCTGCATGAACACCGACCTCATCGATCAGAAAGGCATTGAGCCGCTGAAGTCGCCGCTCGACCAAATCGCTGCGCTGAAGTCCACGAAGGACATCGCCACGGTTGTAAGCGCGCTTGAGAAGCAGGGCGACGGCGTGCCGCTGTTCCGCTTTGGCGTGCAGCAGGACCAGAAGGACTCGACGAAGCAGATTGCGGGCGTGATGCAGGCCGGCCTCTCGCTGCCTGACCGCGACTACTACCTGGTCGACAACAAGCGCTTCAACACCATCCGCGACCAGTACCGCGCGCACGTGACCAAGATGTTCACGCTCGCCGGCGACTCCCCCGATCAGGCGGCGAAGGAAGCCGACGCCGTGATCGCCATCGAGACCGCGCTGGCCAAAGTCTCCACGCCCCGCGTCGACCTGCGCGACCCCGAGAAGCGCTACCACATCTACACCGTTGCCGACTTCCAGAAGCTCACGCCCGACTTCGACTTCAGCGTCTACTTCAAAGACATCGATGTTAGGCACTTCGACACGCTCAACGTCGCCACGCCTGACTTCTTCAAAGGCCTGAACGAGCAGATCGCCTCACAGCCCATCGATGCCTGGAAGAGCTATCTGCGCTGGCACACCATTCACAGCACCGCGTCCGAGCTCCCCAAGAGCTTCCGCGACGAGAACTTCGAGTTCTTCGGCAAGACGCTGGCCGGGCAGAAGGAACAGACGCCGCGCTGGAAGCAGTGCACCGCGCAGACCGACCGCGCGCTCGGCGAAGCCGTTGGCCAGGACTGGGTCAAGGAGAACTTCCCGCCCAAGGCCAAGGCCAGCATGGATAAGCTGGTGGCCGCTCTCGACAAAGCTCTGGCCGACGACATCAAAACGCTGCCCTGGATGAGCGACGAGACCAAGAAGGCCGCCGAGGCCAAGCTCGAGCTTTATCGCAACAAGATCGGCTACCCCGAGAAATGGCGTGATTATTCAGCCCTGACAGTAAAGCGCGACGACGCGCTCGGCAACGCGCGCCGCACCGATGTGTTCGACCGCAACTACAACCTGAACAAGCTGGGCAAGCCCGTCGACGAGAAGGAGTGGGGCATGACTCCTCCCACCGTCAACGCCTACTACAGCCCGTCGAACAACGACATCAACTTCCCCGCCGGCATTCTGCAGCCACCGTTCTTCGATCCCAACATCGATCCGGCCGTCAACTTCGGCGGCATCGGCGTGGTCATCGGACACGAAATGACACACGGCTTCGACGACCAGGGCTCAAAGTACGATGGCCACGGCAACCTGCGCGAGTGGCAGACCGCCGACGATCGCCAAAAGTTCAACGAGCGCACCGATTGCGAAGTCAAGGAGTACAACGGCTTTGAGACGGCGCCCGCGCACGACGGCATAGCCGCACAGAATCTCAACGGCAAGCTCACCCTGGGCGAGAACACCGCCGACAACGGCGGCCTCCGCATCGCCTACATGGCCCTGCTCGATACGCTCGCGCAGGACGGCAAGTCCATCGACGACAAGATCGACGGCTACACCGAGGCGCAGCGCTTCTTCATCGGCTTTGCGCAGGTGTGGTGCTCCAACCAGACCGAGCAGTCAGCCCGCCAGCTTGCGCTGACCGATCCGCACTCGCCGGGCAAGTGGCGCACCAACGGCAGCGTGCAGAACTTCGACGGATTCGCCAAGGCCTGGAACTGCAAGAAGGGTCAGCCAATGTATCCGGAGAACGCCTGCCGGGTCTGGTAG